In Arthrobacter sp. SLBN-112, a genomic segment contains:
- a CDS encoding glycerol-3-phosphate dehydrogenase/oxidase: MKSVPANGGVLGPEARDASIERLRATAEPGQELDILIVGGGIVGAGAALDAVTRGLSVGIVEASDWAAGTSSRSSKLIHGGLRYLEMLDFALVKEALQERGLLLSELAPHLARPVPFLYPLTKPFIERPYVGAGIALYDVMSISSGHSRGVPFHKHLSRRGTLRAAPSLKDDAFVGSIRYYDGQVDDAKYVANLVRTAAYYGAHAVNQMAVVDFLREGERVVGAKVANREDGTTFKVRARQVINATGVWTDETQAMVTDRGQLKVRASKGIHLVVPRDRFQSTVGLILRTEKSVLFVIPWGRHWIIGTTDTDWHLDKAHPAASSKDIDYILEHVNTVLKRPLTREDVEGVYAGLRPLLAGENDSTAKLSREHVVAHPVPGLVVVAGGKWTTYRVMAKDAVDEATRTMDERVPPSCTETIPLLGASGFRAAWNRRNRTAEESGVHVARIEHLLNRYGSMTPEVLAIIEQDKDLAEPIPGADDYLQAEAVYAATHEGARHVQDVLTRRTRISIEAWDRGVSAAPVVAKLMGDVLGWSDAQRENEVRHYIARVEAERLSQQQPDDESADAARLGVEDIVPLR; the protein is encoded by the coding sequence ATGAAGAGTGTTCCTGCAAACGGCGGAGTTCTCGGCCCGGAAGCCAGGGACGCATCCATAGAGCGGTTGCGCGCCACGGCGGAACCCGGCCAGGAGCTGGACATCCTGATCGTCGGCGGCGGCATCGTTGGCGCGGGGGCAGCACTGGATGCCGTGACCCGTGGGCTGAGTGTTGGCATCGTCGAGGCAAGCGACTGGGCCGCCGGGACGTCCTCGCGGTCTTCGAAACTCATTCACGGTGGCCTCCGCTACCTGGAAATGCTGGACTTCGCTCTGGTCAAAGAGGCCCTTCAGGAACGCGGCCTCCTGCTCTCGGAACTTGCCCCGCACCTGGCCCGGCCGGTGCCATTCCTGTATCCGCTGACCAAGCCTTTCATCGAGCGGCCCTACGTGGGCGCCGGCATTGCGCTGTACGACGTCATGTCGATCTCCAGCGGACACAGCCGCGGCGTGCCGTTCCACAAACACCTGAGCAGGCGCGGAACCCTCCGTGCCGCGCCCAGCCTGAAGGACGACGCCTTCGTCGGGTCCATCCGGTACTACGACGGCCAGGTGGATGACGCAAAGTACGTGGCGAACCTCGTCCGCACCGCCGCCTACTACGGCGCCCACGCAGTGAACCAAATGGCCGTAGTGGACTTCCTGCGCGAAGGGGAGCGGGTGGTAGGCGCCAAAGTGGCCAACCGCGAGGACGGGACAACGTTCAAGGTCCGCGCCAGGCAGGTCATCAATGCCACCGGCGTATGGACGGATGAAACCCAAGCCATGGTCACCGACCGGGGCCAGTTGAAAGTCCGCGCCTCCAAGGGCATCCACCTGGTGGTTCCCCGCGACCGGTTCCAGTCAACCGTGGGGCTGATCCTCCGCACGGAGAAGTCCGTGCTGTTCGTGATTCCCTGGGGGCGGCACTGGATCATCGGCACTACCGATACCGACTGGCACCTGGACAAAGCCCACCCGGCCGCCTCCAGCAAGGACATCGACTACATCCTCGAACACGTCAACACGGTCCTGAAACGGCCATTGACCAGGGAGGACGTCGAAGGGGTCTACGCCGGGCTCCGGCCGCTGCTCGCCGGCGAAAACGACTCCACGGCCAAACTCTCCCGCGAACACGTGGTGGCACACCCGGTCCCCGGCCTCGTGGTCGTGGCCGGCGGAAAGTGGACCACCTACCGGGTCATGGCCAAGGACGCCGTCGACGAGGCCACCCGCACCATGGACGAACGCGTTCCGCCCAGCTGCACCGAAACCATCCCGCTCCTCGGCGCCAGCGGCTTCCGGGCTGCCTGGAACCGGAGGAACCGTACCGCCGAGGAATCGGGCGTGCACGTGGCCCGGATAGAGCACCTGCTCAACCGGTACGGCTCCATGACGCCCGAGGTCCTGGCGATCATCGAACAGGACAAGGACCTGGCCGAGCCCATCCCCGGGGCCGATGATTACCTGCAGGCGGAAGCCGTTTACGCTGCCACCCATGAGGGTGCCCGCCATGTGCAGGACGTCCTGACCCGCCGCACACGGATTTCCATCGAGGCGTGGGACCGGGGCGTGTCCGCCGCCCCCGTTGTCGCTAAACTGATGGGTGACGTTCTTGGCTGGAGTGACGCGCAGCGCGAAAACGAAGTCCGCCACTATATTGCCCGGGTGGAGGCCGAGCGCCTCAGCCAGCAACAGCCGGACGACGAATCCGCGGACGCCGCCCGCCTGGGCGTGGAAGACATCGTGCCCTTGCGCTGA
- a CDS encoding PTS sugar transporter subunit IIA translates to MAEPLDPYDAELTTPEMVILELEAKDKTDATNQLAERLYAAGRISDLGGFLKNVNAREHQLATGLPGGVGLPHARSEFVSRTSIAVGITKYGHALDFGAADGPATVILLIATPASSFSDHLEVLATLARSLSKESFRESLRRAYDAEVIAELINSSLVFFDH, encoded by the coding sequence TTGGCGGAACCACTTGACCCGTATGACGCCGAACTCACCACCCCCGAGATGGTGATCCTGGAGCTGGAGGCGAAAGACAAAACCGACGCCACCAACCAGCTGGCAGAACGGCTCTACGCCGCCGGGCGGATTTCGGACCTGGGCGGGTTCCTCAAGAACGTCAACGCCCGGGAGCACCAGCTGGCAACCGGCCTCCCCGGCGGAGTTGGGCTGCCGCACGCGCGCAGCGAGTTCGTTTCCCGTACGTCGATCGCCGTCGGGATCACCAAGTACGGCCACGCCCTGGACTTCGGTGCCGCGGACGGCCCGGCCACCGTAATCCTGCTGATCGCCACCCCCGCCAGCTCGTTCTCGGACCACCTGGAAGTCCTGGCCACCCTGGCCCGGTCGCTGTCCAAGGAATCCTTCCGCGAATCCCTGCGGCGGGCCTACGACGCCGAAGTGATCGCCGAGCTCATCAATTCCAGCCTGGTGTTCTTCGACCACTAA
- a CDS encoding WXG100 family type VII secretion target: MAPGLYGADIEQLRSLSKTMDRSGARLLETERQITSLVSSVEWKGIDGSRFRREWSDTWRPMMKRTSESLLDASKTLLTQADEQEQASTGAASGPSGGPVGPPAPGAPGANPAGPLDAVLAVAGSPGWWGANTAVTAAGLYTDDLLATMAKGGLLTKLTNWPWLSAQYAQVPGVGYVRGTQLLNGTSMLGRLSGGLGIITGAFQVAHGMDTGNTGMAIDGGISTVLAAGSFVPGAGPFFAVAGIAWGGMGLLASNLGYGSASEMVADATKKTVDAVADGAKKTVDAVADGAKKVWGWLT, translated from the coding sequence ATGGCCCCTGGCCTTTACGGCGCTGACATTGAGCAGTTGCGGTCGTTGTCCAAAACCATGGACCGTTCCGGCGCCCGCCTGCTCGAGACGGAACGCCAGATCACCAGCCTGGTATCGAGCGTCGAGTGGAAGGGCATCGACGGCAGCCGCTTCCGGCGCGAATGGAGTGACACCTGGCGGCCCATGATGAAGCGGACTTCGGAGTCCCTGCTTGATGCCTCAAAGACGCTCCTTACGCAGGCTGACGAGCAGGAACAGGCAAGTACAGGTGCGGCCAGCGGCCCTTCCGGGGGGCCGGTGGGGCCTCCAGCGCCCGGGGCACCGGGCGCTAATCCGGCCGGACCGCTGGACGCCGTTCTCGCAGTTGCCGGAAGCCCTGGGTGGTGGGGCGCCAACACGGCGGTGACCGCGGCCGGGCTATATACGGATGACCTTCTGGCGACAATGGCCAAGGGTGGGCTCCTGACGAAGCTGACCAACTGGCCCTGGCTCAGCGCACAATACGCCCAGGTTCCGGGGGTTGGCTACGTACGCGGAACCCAGCTCCTCAACGGCACGTCGATGTTGGGGCGACTGTCCGGCGGCCTGGGAATCATCACGGGCGCGTTTCAAGTGGCCCATGGCATGGACACCGGCAATACGGGAATGGCGATTGACGGCGGCATCTCCACGGTCCTTGCCGCCGGCAGCTTTGTTCCCGGGGCCGGCCCATTTTTCGCTGTTGCAGGCATTGCCTGGGGCGGGATGGGCCTGCTTGCATCGAATCTCGGCTACGGGTCGGCCTCCGAGATGGTGGCAGATGCCACCAAAAAGACGGTCGATGCGGTGGCAGATGGCGCCAAAAAAACGGTCGATGCCGTGGCCGACGGTGCCAAGAAGGTATGGGGATGGCTCACCTGA
- a CDS encoding SURF1 family protein, which translates to MWKTALKPRWIAGFIFAIALSGVFVLLSQWQFGRSTQSEAPVNPTTEQVQPLTSTLQPGEFFHGSVSDQMVTAQGTYSPDKQVLVPGRLHEGKTGYWVVSAFAVNGAPTLTGAAASPQTWIPVARGWVADPADASAPPSGVVELTGRLIPSEAPVPGKAPKPGEASAVSVAELINYWGVSSYPGFVSATAEVVGGKDVSAASVPGSLLPLNIGPQPPSQQINWLNLFYSIEWVVFAGFALFIWWRLVKDDYHRDLEEALDEAGDSDAPAQHQNEQQQPEPHQQKVQP; encoded by the coding sequence GTGTGGAAAACAGCCCTTAAGCCCCGATGGATCGCAGGCTTCATCTTCGCGATCGCACTTTCCGGGGTCTTCGTGCTGCTCAGCCAGTGGCAATTCGGCCGTTCCACGCAGTCCGAAGCGCCGGTCAACCCCACCACTGAACAGGTCCAGCCGCTGACCAGCACCCTCCAGCCCGGTGAGTTCTTTCACGGCAGCGTTTCAGACCAGATGGTCACCGCCCAAGGAACGTACAGCCCTGACAAACAGGTGCTGGTCCCCGGGAGGCTCCATGAAGGAAAAACCGGCTACTGGGTTGTTTCCGCCTTTGCCGTCAACGGCGCCCCAACCTTGACGGGCGCGGCTGCGTCCCCGCAAACCTGGATCCCGGTGGCACGCGGCTGGGTGGCCGACCCCGCCGACGCGTCAGCCCCGCCGTCGGGCGTTGTTGAACTGACCGGGCGCCTGATTCCCTCTGAAGCACCTGTTCCCGGCAAGGCTCCCAAGCCGGGTGAGGCCTCGGCAGTGTCTGTTGCCGAGCTCATCAATTACTGGGGTGTCAGCAGCTACCCGGGCTTCGTCTCGGCCACGGCCGAGGTGGTGGGTGGCAAGGATGTCAGTGCTGCGTCAGTGCCTGGCAGCCTGCTTCCGCTGAACATCGGCCCGCAGCCACCGTCGCAGCAGATCAACTGGCTCAACCTCTTCTACTCCATCGAGTGGGTGGTTTTTGCCGGCTTCGCCCTCTTCATCTGGTGGCGGCTGGTCAAGGACGACTACCACCGGGACCTTGAAGAGGCCCTCGACGAAGCCGGGGATTCCGATGCCCCCGCACAGCACCAGAACGAACAGCAGCAACCTGAACCGCACCAGCAGA
- a CDS encoding GuaB3 family IMP dehydrogenase-related protein, translating to MTYEIEIGRGKRGRRAYSLDDIAIVPNRRTRDPKDVSVSWQIDAYQFDMPVIAAPMDSAMSPQTAIALGRLGGLGVLDLEGLWTRYEDPQSVLDEIAALQDEVNSPAVTGRMQELYLAPIQPELITSRLAEIREAGVTVAGSLTPQRTQEHYKTVVAAGVDIFVIRGTTVSAEHVSKNHEPLNLKQFIYELDVPVIVGGAAGYTPALHLMRTGAAGVLVGFGGGATTTTRRALGIHSPMASAISDVAAARRDYMDESGGRYVHVIADGGMGTSGDIVKAIAMGADAVMLGSALARAEEAPGKGWHWGQEAHHTELPRGDRANVGTVGPLEEVLFGPGHHTNGTSNLIGALRRSMATTGYSDLKEFQRVDVVVSPYAGN from the coding sequence GTGACTTATGAGATCGAGATCGGCCGTGGCAAGCGTGGGCGTCGTGCCTACTCCCTGGATGACATTGCAATCGTCCCCAACCGTCGCACCCGCGACCCCAAGGACGTCTCCGTCTCCTGGCAGATCGACGCGTACCAGTTCGACATGCCGGTGATCGCGGCCCCGATGGACTCGGCCATGTCCCCGCAGACGGCCATCGCTCTCGGCCGCCTGGGCGGCCTGGGCGTGCTCGACCTGGAAGGCCTGTGGACCCGGTACGAGGACCCGCAGTCCGTGCTGGATGAGATCGCGGCCCTGCAGGACGAGGTCAACAGCCCCGCCGTGACGGGCCGGATGCAGGAGCTGTACCTGGCACCCATCCAGCCGGAACTCATCACGTCCCGACTGGCCGAAATCCGCGAGGCCGGCGTCACCGTGGCCGGATCGCTCACGCCGCAGCGCACCCAGGAGCACTACAAGACGGTCGTGGCCGCCGGCGTCGACATCTTCGTCATCCGCGGCACCACCGTGTCTGCCGAGCACGTCTCCAAGAACCACGAACCGCTGAACCTCAAGCAGTTCATCTACGAACTCGACGTCCCTGTCATCGTGGGCGGCGCGGCCGGCTACACCCCGGCGCTGCACCTGATGCGGACCGGCGCGGCCGGTGTGCTGGTGGGCTTCGGCGGCGGCGCAACCACCACCACGCGGCGCGCGCTGGGCATCCACTCGCCCATGGCGTCGGCCATTTCCGACGTCGCAGCCGCCCGCCGGGATTACATGGACGAGTCCGGTGGCCGATACGTGCACGTGATTGCCGACGGCGGCATGGGCACCTCGGGTGACATCGTCAAGGCCATTGCGATGGGCGCGGACGCCGTCATGCTGGGCAGTGCGCTGGCCCGGGCAGAGGAAGCGCCGGGCAAAGGATGGCACTGGGGCCAGGAAGCGCACCACACCGAGCTCCCGCGCGGCGACCGCGCCAACGTCGGCACCGTGGGCCCGCTCGAGGAAGTCCTCTTCGGCCCGGGCCACCACACGAACGGTACGTCCAACCTCATTGGTGCGCTGCGCCGCTCCATGGCAACCACCGGCTACTCGGACCTGAAGGAGTTCCAGCGGGTCGACGTCGTCGTTTCCCCCTACGCCGGGAACTGA